Genomic window (Achromobacter sp. B7):
GCCACACGAAGCCTGATTCAGCCGCCGCGACGCCGTTTGGCCAATGAGTCCCCGGGGCTACAAAGGCAGTAAACTATCCTCATTTTGATGCCCAGGGGCTACAAACATGACCACGCTTGGCGATGTGGCAGAGATGCTTCGGTCAGCCCGCAAGGAAAGCGGCCTGACCCAGGAAGAAATGGCTCGGCGCGCCGATATCGCCCGGACGACCGTCGCGCGCATGGAAAACCTGGCCCGCAATGACATGAGCGTTTCGGCGCTCGTCCGCTTGCTCGAAGCAGCCGGCTACGACCTGAAAGTCGTCAAGGCCGGTCATCAGCGTACCTTGGACGACATCCTGGCTGAACAGCGGCGCGGGGAATGACCATGAAACTGGACGTGCACGTTCTCGGGCGCCATGTCGCCAAGCTCTACCGCGCGGGTGACGAGTACGTTCTCAAGTATCAGCCCGGCACACCCGACGACGCGTTCGTCAGTCTGGCCATGCCCGTGCGCGAAGAGGGCTGGCGCTGGCCGCGCGACCTTCATCCATTCTTTCGCCAGAACCTGCCGGAAGGACACTTGCTGGGCGTCATCCGAGAACTGTTCGGCCCTCTTATGGATGGCACGGACCTGTCTTTGCTTGCCGTTGTCGGGGCAGCGGGCATTGGGCGCGTGGCGGTTACGGCGGAAGGTGCCGCACCGGGCATGGCGCTGCCGCCGCTGAGTATTGAAGACCTGTTGACGGCAGAGAACACGGCGCCACGTTTCGAAGAACTGGTACGCGAATACGCGCGTAGCGCCATTTCGGGGGTCGTGCCGAAGTTTCTGGCGCCCGACGCCAAAGGCGGAGTCGGGCCCGATACCGTGAAAGCCACGCTTCGCACCACGCAACACATCATCAAGGGATCGGATGAGCGAACCCCTTATCTGGGGTTCAACGAATTTTTCACCCTTCGCGTCCTTCGACGCTTGAACGTCGTGCCTGTTGTCACTGCGCAGATGTCGGCGGATGGCCGGGTGCTGGTGGTCGACCGCTACGATGTCGACGCGACAGGTCAGCCGGCGTTTGGCGTGGAAGATGCTTGCAGCCTGCTCGGTTTGCCGCCTCATGAGAAATACAGCGCGACAACGGAACGTGTGTACAAGGCCACCCGAGACTACTTTCCACCGGCGGCGCTACGTGCGCAGAACCTGCACTATGCGTGGCATCTGCTCGCGAACTATGTGGTCCGTAACGCGGATTGCCATGCCAAGAACATCGCGCTGTATTACACGTCACGCGCCGATGTGGCTTACACGCCGATCTATGACGTCGTCACCACCCAGGCCTATCCCCAGTTCAGCAACAGCGCCCCTGCGCTATCTGTCGACGGGCGCAAGACGTGGGCGCCGGGAAACACGCTGGCCAGGGTCATGCTGGCCCGGCTAGGCATCGCTTCCAGGCAGTACCACGCCATGGTCGAACAACTATGTGAATCGGCCGTGGAGGTGGGCACTGAAGTCATCGAAGCGGCAAAGAACGAGCCGCAATGGCGTTGGATCGCCAAGCAAATGGTGCACGCCTGGAACGACGGCATGTGCGCATTGCGCAGTCCAAAGCTCGGTCGACAATATCGTGGCCTTGAAGACGCGATCGCCAATGCCGGCTATGAGGCCGCGGACACGCCGTTAAATACCCCGCGGGTCATCGGACGGTCCGACGGGCTGGCCGCGCCACGGCGGGCGTAGCCGCCCCCCTCAAATTTCATCAATCGCCGTACTTGCCGTTGTTCCCGCCGGGGCTTCCCCCGCGCCGATGGCGTAGCGGTCGCGGGTGGTGACGTAGAAGCTGGCGCCGAAGCGGCCTACCGGGAAGTAGTCTTGCAGGCGCACGCGCCAGGTGTCCGTGTCGATCAGGCCGTCGCGGGCGTGCAGCCAGCGGACCTGGCCGATGAAGATCTGGCGGCTGGCGGTTTCCATGGTTTCGTACAGCGTGCATTCGAAGGCGACGGGCGCCTGCACGATGCGCGGCGGCTTGACGTGGTGGCTGGGCGCGGCGTCCAGGCCCGCGTGGGCAAGCTCGCTGACGTCGGCGGGCAGGCGGTCGCCGCAGCGGTGCATTTTTTCGGCCATGGCTTCGTCGGTCAGGTGCACCACAAATTCCTTGTCGCGGGCGATGTTGCGCGCCGTGTCCTTCAGGCCGCCGTCTTCCAGCCGGTTGATGCTGACCATGACGATGGGCGGATCTTCGCCCAGCATGTTGAACATGCTGAACGGCGCGGCGTTGACCACGCCGGTTTCCGACAAGGTGGTGATCAGCGCAATCGGCCGGGGCACGATCAGGCTGGCCATCAGCTTGTAGCGCTGGTATTCGGTGATAGCGTCGAAGTCGATTTCCATATCAGGCCAGTCCCAGCATCTGGGCAAGGGTTTGCGCGGGCTGCGGGCGCTCAAGGCTGATGCGCCGCTCCAGGTCCGCCAGGTGGTTGTCGTTGATCTTCACGGCCTCGGCCACGTCGCCGCGTTCCATCAGGTCCACGATCAGCACGTGTTCGCCGTGTTCGCACGCGGCATTGCCGGGCGGTTCGTACAGGGCCACGATGAGCGAGCAGCGCGACACCAGTTCCGCCAGGTAGCCGTGCAGGATGGCGTTGCCGGAAAGCTCGCCCAGGCGCACGTGAAAAGCGCTGGCCTGGCGTGCCCAGGCGGGCTGGCCGGCGCGGTGCAAGAGCGCGTGCTCATCGCGCAGCTGCTTGCGCAGCGATGCGTAGTCGGCCTTGGTGGCGCGCGCGACGGCAAGCGGCAACAGCGCGGCCTCCAGCGCGCGGCGCGCCTGAAAGATCTGGCGCGTGTCTTCGGGCGTGGGCTCGGCCACCACGGCGCCCCGGTTGTGGTGCAGGTCCACCACATGCTCGTGCGCCAGCCGCTGCAAGGCCTTGCGCGCCACCGAGCGCGACACGCCGAACAATTCGCAGATGGCCGCTTCGGGCAGCTTCGTGCCGGGCGTCAGCCGCTGGCTCATCACGCTTTCATAGACGGCTTCGCAGATGCGGCGCTCCATGTCGCTGTCGGGCGCTCCTTCGGGAACGACGGCACCTGGGTCGGGCGTGGCGCCGATGTTGTCACGGGCGGCGGGCTTGGCGCGGGGTTTGGCGGATGGTCGGGTTGGCATGCTGGACTCGGGCAATGGACTCGGGCAATGAAAGGGCAAGACGGGCAAGACAGGCGGACGGACAAGCGTACGGACAAGCGGGGCGAGGGATGGCGCAATCGGTGGCCGCTCTTGATGGCTGCTTTAGATAGCCCCTCATGATGGCCGCTGTGGATGGCTGCTCAAAGCGCCGCGATCACCCCCGGTGGCAGGCCGTCCACATGGCGGCAGATTTCACCGGGCGTGGTGAACCAGATCTCGCCGCGATCGCGCGCGGCGGCCAGCGGTTCCAGTGCCCGCCGCAGATGACGCAAGCGGTACGGCTGCCCGACGATATAGGGATGCAGCGCAATGCCCATCACGAGCGGCTGGCGGGCCGACTGTGCGCGCATCTCTTCGAACTGGTCAAGAATCATATCGGCAAAGTCGCGCGCGTCCATCTTGCGGCCCATGATCATCGGAATGTCGTTGAGCTCTTGCGGATAAGGAATGGCCCACAGGTCGCCCGCGCGGGTGCGCATGCGCATGGGCTGATCGTCATGGCACCAGTTCAATGTATAGCGATAGCCGGCCTCGGCCAGCAGGTCGGGCGTGGCGCGGCTTTCGGATATCCACGGCGACAACCAGCCCGCCGGCGCCTGCCCGACATGCTGCTCGATGCGATCGCGGCAATGCGCCAGCAGCGCGCTTTCTTCTTCTTCCGGCAAGCCGCCCTGGCGATGCGCGTTGCTGTAGCCGTGGCCGATCAGTTCGTCGCCGCGCGCGCGAAACGCCTCGACCAGTTCGGGGCAATGGTCATACAGCGCGGTGTTGATCAGCACGCCGGCCGGCAAGCGCAACTGGTCGAACAGATCCAGGCAGCGCCACGCGCCGACGCGGTTGCCGTATTCGCGCCAGGCGTAGTTCAGCACGTCAGGATGCGGCGATGCGGGCCCCAATTCGGCTCCCAGCCCCTCGCCAAACGCGAAGTGTTCGATGTTGAAGCCCAGGTACACGGCCAGCCTCGCGCCGTTCGGCCAAGTGTAGTCGGGACGGTCGGCGATGCCCTGATAGGCGAAACGGCCATGGCAGGCCAACGCGGCGGGCGTCCACGCATTGGCGTCGTCACGCCCCGGATTAGTGCTTGCGAGCAAGGTTGGATTCATTTTGGTGCAAATCCTGATGCATGATTGTTAACAAAATTCCAGAAGCTTTGGAAACAAAACTCGGCTCTGACGCAGACAAACCACGTTCAAAGACGCTGCTTGCCCCTCGTGGCGCAGTGATCGACACCCCCGGCGACCAGGTCGGCACAGATGGCATGGATCTTGCATGGGCTACGCAAGCAGCACCTATCCCCATGCAAGATCCGTTCCACTTTTTCAGGAGTGCCCCGATGGTCCCGACCCGCCGTTCCTTCCTGCTTCGCGCCACCGCCGCCGCCCTCTTCACGGCCGGCCTCGCCCTGCAACCGGCGCTTGCCGCCGACCCCATCAAGATCGGCCTGATCACCGCGCTGTCGGGTGAATCGGCGCGCGCCGGCGAAGCGCTCACGCGTGGCATGACCATCGCCATCGACGAGATCAACGCCAAGGGCGGCTTGCTGGGCGGACGCCAGATCGTGCTGGTGCGGCGCGATGACGAAGGCAATCCCGCCAAGGGCATGGCCGCCGCGCGCGAGCTGATCTTCAAGGAAAAGGTAGCCGTGCTGTTTGGCGGCCTGGACACGCCGGTGTCGATGGCCATCGTGCCCATCGTGAATCAGGAAAAGGTGCCGTTCATGGGCCCGTGGGCCGCGGGCACCGCCATCACGCAGAACAAGGGCAACCCGAACTTTGTGTTCCGCGTGTCGGCCATGGACGAAATCGTCGACAGCGCCATGCTCCAGTACGCGCAAAAGACCTTCAAGACGGCCAAGCCCGGCCTGATCCTGGTGAACAACCCGTGGGGCGAATCGAATGAAAAAGGCCTGAACGCGGCCATGGCCGCCGCCAAGGTCACGCCGGCCGGCACTGAAAAATTCCAGCCGAATGATCTGGACGTCGTGCCGCAACTGAGCCGCCTGAAGGCGGCGGGCGCCGACACGCTGTTCCTGGTGGGCAACGTGGGCCCGTCGGCGCAAGTGGTGAAGTCGCTGGACCGCATGGGCTGGAAGGTGCCCATCGTGTCGCACTGGGGCCCGGCCGGTGGCCGCTTCACGGAGTTGGCCGGCCCCAACGCCAAGAACGTGCACTTCGTGCAGACCTACAGCTTCTTTGGCAAGCAAGGGCCGGTGGGCGACAAGGTGATGCAGGCGCTCAAGACCAAGTATTCCGACATCAAGGGCCCGCAGGACATCACCCCCGCCGTGGGCGTGGCCAACGCGTACGACGGCATGCAGCTCGCGGCGCTGGCAATTACGCAGGCCGGCTCCACCGATGGCGATGCCGTCCGCCAGGGCTTCTACAAGATCGGCAAGTACGACGGCCTGATCAAGACCTACGAACAACCCTTCACGCCGACCTCGCACGACGCGCTGCGCGAGGACGACTACGTGTGGACGCAGTTCATCGACAACCGCATCCTGCCCGTCAAGGGCACGCAATAAGGCGCCGCGGCACGGCATCGCCGGCCGCCACGCAAACCAGCACTTGAATCACGCGGGAGACGCGCATGTTGTTGATGTCCGCCATAGTCAGCGGCCTGGGTCTGGGAAGCATGTATGGGCTGATGGCCCTGGGCTTCTACCTGACCTACGCCGTGTCGGGGACGGTGAATTTTGCCCAGGGCAGTTCCATGATGTTGGGCGCCGTGCTGACCTATACCTTTGCGCAGACGCTGGGCTGGCAGCTAGCGCCCGCGCTGTTGGTGGCGCTGGCCTTGTGCGGCGTGTATGGCCTGGTGGTCGAACGCCTGGCGGTGCGGCCGTTCGCCAGCCGGGGTTCCAACGCGTGGCTGATGTCGACGGTGGCGCTGGGCATCGTGCTGGACAACGTGGTGATGTTCACCTTCGGCAAAGAGCCGCGCAGCCTGCCGTCTCCGCTGGCCCAGGCCCCGCTTGAAATCGGTGGCCTGGGGCTGGGCATCTATCCGCTGCAATTGCTGATCCCGCTGGTCGGGCTGGCGCTGGCGGCCGCGCTGCATACGCTGTCGCGTCGCACGCGCTGGGGCGTGGCATTGCTGGCCGTGGTGCAGAACCCGAACGCCGCGCGCCTGATGGGCATCCCGGTGCGCCACGCCATCATGGCCGCGTTTGCCGTGTCCACGCTGTTCGCGGGCGTGGCCGGCGCACTGGTCGCGCCGCTGTTCAACGTGCAGGCGGACATGGGCACGCTGTTCGGGCTGAAGGCGTATGTGGTCGCCATCCTGGGCGGCATCACCAGCGCCTGGGGCGTGATGATCGCGGGCCTGTTGTTCGGCGTGGTCGAAGCGCTGATCACCGTGGCGCTGGGCTCCGGATACACCCAGATCATCAGCTTCACGCTGGTGATCGTCATGCTGGCCGTGCGTCCCAACGGACTCTTCGGCCGCGCCGATGTCAGGAAGGTCTGATGAATAAGCAACTTGCATCGCGCTGGCTACCGCTGGCGCTGTACGCCGTGCTGGCCGTGGCGGCGCTGGCTCTGGCGGCCACCGTCAACGGCTACTACGTCTTCGTGCTGGGCAACGTGGCGCTGCTGGCGCTGGCCGGCATCGGCCTGAACGTATTGCTGGGCCTGACCGGCCAGATGTCATTCGGACACGCGGGCTTTTACGCCATCGGCGCCTACACCGTGGCCATCCTGACGGGCCAGGCGGGCTGGAGCTTCTGGTTGGCCTGGCCGGCCGCAGCGCTCGTGGCCGGCGCCTTTGGCCTGCTGCTGGCGCTGCCGGCGCTGCGCGTCAAAGGGCCGTACCTGGCAATGATCACCATCGCGTTCGGCTTCATCGTGGAACACGCGCTGATCGAAGGCGGCGACATCACGGGTGGGCAGAACGGATTGATGGGCATCGTGCAGCCCTCGCTTGCCGGTATCGGTGGCGACCGGGGCGTGGCGATGTTGGCCATCGTTGCCGTGTTCGTGGCGTTGGCGGCTTATGCGCTGCTATCGCGCGGGACTTGGGGCGCGGCGATGCGGGCCGTCAAGGACAGCGAGACGGCCAGCGAATCCATTGGCATCAACCCCTTGATGGTCAAGACCGTGGCGTTCATGGTGTCGGCCGCCGTGGTCGGCCTGGCGGGCGGGCTGGTTGCGCCACAAGCCGGCATGATTACGCCGCACAACTTCAACTTCATGCAGTCGATCCTGTTCGTGCTGGCGGTAACGCTGGGCGGCGCGGGCTCGTTGGCCGGCCCCTTGTTGGGCGCGGTGGTGGTGGGCCTGCTGCCCGAACTGCTGTCCAGCCTGGAGGAATACCGGCTGCTGTTCTTCGGCGCGTTCCTGTTGGTGGTGTTGTGGGCCGCGCCGGATGGCGTCGCGGGCTTGCTGTCACGCTGGCGGCGGCGCGCGGCGAACCACGCGCTGGCGCCGCGCCAAGGTGGCGGCATGGCGGCCGCCGCGCGCGACCGGCGCGTGTTGCGCGCGGACGCGCTGACGATGACATTTGGCGGCGTGCGCGCGGTGCAGTCCGTGTCGTTCGACGTACCTCCCGCTGCCGTCACCGCGTTGATCGGGCCCAACGGCGCGGGCAAGTCCACCGTTATCAACATGCTTAGCGGCTACTACCAACCGACCAGCGGTGCGGTGTCGCTAGGCGATGCGCCGCTGGCCGCGCTGCCCGCCTACCGCGTGGCGCGCAGCGGCATTGCGCGCACCTACCAGACGTCACAGCTGTTCGACACGTTGACGGTGGAAGACAACGTGGCGCTGGGCATGGTGCGCGGCCGGCTGGGCGGCTTGCTGGCCTCGCGCCGCTACCTGGCAGCGGACGTGCGCGAGCGCGCCCGCGCGCTGCTGGCCTTCTGCGGCTACGAAGGCGCGCTTGACGTGCCCGCCGCCGACCTGCCGCACGTGGACCGGCGGCTGGTCGAGATTGCGCGCGCGCTGGCCACGGATGCCGACATCCTGTTGATGGACGAGCCCGCTGCCGGCCTGTCGCGCGAAGACAAAACGCGCCTGGCGGGTCTGCTGCGACGCATCGCCGATGCGGGCGCCGGCGTGCTGCTGGTGGAACACGACATGGCGCTGGTGATGGGCGTGTCCGATCACATCGTGGCGATCGACGCCGGTCGTGAATTGGCCAAGGGCAACCCCGCGCAGATCCAGCAGTCGCCAGCCGTGCGTCAGGCGTATCTGGGTGATGAAAACGCCCGGCGCGCGCCCGCCGCCCGGCAGCGCCCGGCCGGCGCCGCCATCGGGCCCGAAGTGCTGGGGGTCGGAAATCTGGTCACCGGCTATGGCGCCAACCCGGTGCTGCACGGCATCGACCTGCAAGTGCGGCAAGGCGAGATGGTGGCCTTGCTGGGTGCAAACGGCGCCGGCAAATCCACGCTGATGCGCACGCTGGCCGGGCTGCATCGGCCCGCCGAGGGCGGCATGCACCTGCAAGGCACCGAACTGAACGGCCTGGCCGCCGACCGCATCGTTGCGCGCGGGCTGGTGTTGGTGCCAGAGGGGCGGCAGGTGTTTCCCGGCCTGAGCGTGCTGGACAACATCCGGTTGGGCGCCTTCCTGCATCCGCAAGACCGCGAGGCGCGCGTCGAAGAAATGCTGACGCGCTTTCCGCGCCTGCGCGAACGCCTGCATCAACGCGCCGGCCTGTTGTCAGGCGGCGAACAACAGATGCTGGCGATTGCGCGCGGCTTGATGTCCAAGCCCGTGATCCTGCTGCTGGACGAACCATCGCTGGGCCTGGCGCCCAAGATCATCGACGAACTGTTCGAAGCGCTGGACCGCCTGCGCGCGGAATCCATGACGATTCTGCTGGTGGACCAGATGGCGGCGCTGGCGCTGTCATTGGCCGACCGGGCCTATGTGCTGGAATCGGGACGCGTGGCGGCGCATGGCACGGCAGCGGAAATTGCACAGGACGGCGCGCTGGCACGCGCGTATCTGGGCGCATAGCGGCGCATCAGGCCGCTTGTCGCACCGCCACGCTGCCCGGGTCCCAGCGGCGGCCAGGCACGGCGGCAAGCAGCGCTTGCGTGTACGGATGCGTGGGGTGTCTGAAGACGTCCGCGCAGCCTCCCTCCTCCACGATCTTTCCGTCTTTCATGACGGCCACGTGATCACAGACCTGCGCCGCCACCCGCAGATCGTGCGTAATGAATACGATGGACAAGCCCAGTTGCTGGCGCAGCCGCGCCAGCAACGCCAGCACTTGCGCCTGCACCGACACGTCCAGCGCCGAGACGGGTTCGTCCGCGATCAGCACGCGCGGCCGCATCGCCAGGGCGCGCGCCAAGCCCACGCGCTGCCGCTGTCCGCCCGAAAATTCGTGCGGATAGCGCTTAACCGCATCCGCCGACAGGCCGACCAGCTCAAACAGCTCTTGCGCCAGCGCCCACGCCTCGCGCCGGGGCATGCCGTGCACCATCGGGCCTTGCGCCACGATTTCACCCACGCGCTGGCGCGGGTTCAACGACCCATACGGATCCTGAAACACCATCTGCACGCGCCTGGCATGCGCGCGGCGCGCGGTGGCTCCCTTGAACGCCAGCGGCTCGCCCGCCAGCACGATGCTGCCCGCATTGGGCGTCTGCAAGCCCAGCAGCGTGCGCGCCAGCGTGGATTTACCCGATCCGCTTTCGCCGACGATGCCCAGCGTCTGGCCCTCTCGCAGCGTCAGGCCGACGTTGTCCAGCGCATGCGTCACGCGGTCCGGACGCCAGAACGCGCCGCGCTTGCGATACGTCTTGGACAGCGCCCGGGTCTGCAAGATGACCGGCGCATCGGCGTCCAGCGTCGCGCGCACGGCGGCCGGTTCCAACGGCGGCACCGCTGCAATCAGCGCGCGCGTGTACGGGTGCTGCGGGCGCTCCAGGACCTGCTCAGCGGAACCGCTTTCGACCAACACCCCCTGCTGCATCACCGCCACCCGATCCGCAATCTCGGCGACCACGCCGAAGTCATGCGTGATGAACAATACCGCCGTGCCTTTGCGCCGTTGCAGGTCGTGTATCAAGTGCAGTATCTGCGACTGCGTGGTGACGTCCAGCGCGGTCGTCGGTTCATCCGCGATAAGCAGCGCCGGCTCCAGGGCAAGAGCCATGGCGATCATCGCGCGCTGGCGCTGGCCACCAGACAGTTCATGCGGATAGGCGTGTACGGCCTGCTTGGGATTCGGCAGGCGGACCGACTCGAGCAGGTCCAGCGTGCGCCGCGCGATTTCAGCGTTCGGCAGACGGGTGTGGGTGCGAAAGACCTCGCCTATCTGATCGCCGATGGTGCGCAGCGGATTCAAAGCCGTCATGGGCTCTTGGAAGATCATGCCGATACGCCGGCCGCGCAAACGGCGCAAGGCCTCGGGCGGCATTTGCAGCAGGTCCTGGCCTTCCCAATGAATCTGTCCGCCGCTGGCCCGCACGCCCTGCGGCAACAGGCCCAGGATGGCGCCCGCCGTTAACGATTTTCCGGACCCGCTTTCGCCCACCACGCACACGATCTCGCCCGCCTTCACGCTAAGCGTCAGGTCTTTCAATGCGTGCGGTCGGTCGGCGCCCGGCGGAAGGTCCACCGTCAAATTCTGGATGTGAAGCAATTGGGTCATGTTGGTTCAAGCCTTGCGCCGCCTAGGTAGACCAGCACAGGCATGCCGGGCTTGCAAGGCGACGTGATGGTTCTGCCGGGGGGAAGCCGCCGATAGTAGGCCCGCGCCACACGCACTGCGAAATGCTGATTTCTCATTTGTTCATATTGGATCAGGCACGCAGCCGGTCGTACGCGACATGAAATGAAAACCAGATATCCACATGCGAATTCAATCGTTCAAGCGCGCCGCCACGTGCGACAGACTTCAGGTCTTCCCAACGCGAATCCAGGAATTCCATGTCTCTTCCCTCAGTCACCGGCCTAGACCACTACATCATCCGGGTCAACGATCTGCAGGCGGCGACGGACCGCTACGTGAAGCTGGGATTCAGCCTGGCCCCGCAAGGCAGGCACCATCGCGGCACGCGCAACCAGACCATCATTCTTGATGCGAACTATCTGGAACTGCTTTATTTCCCAGAAGAACTGAAAGCCGAGTCGCGCTTCAGCGGTTACGACGATGCCTACGAAGGCCCCGTCGCCACCGCGCTGCAAACCACCGACAGCACGGCCGTGCACCAGGAACTGGCGCGGTTGGGCATTACGGCTGACGATCCGCAAAGCGGCGGACGCCCCGTGCATCTGCCCGAAGGCAGTGAAGACGCGGCGTGGATCAACACGAATTTTCCGGCCGGCCTGTTGGGCGTGCCCGACTTCTTCACGTGCGGCCATCTGACGCGCCACCTGGTGTATCGCCCGCAATGGCAAGACCACGCCAATGGCGCTCGGCGCATCGAATCGCTGGTCGCCGTGCACCCCGATCCCGCCTCTTTGCGTGCGGGTTATGAGCGCGTGTTCGGCGCCATTGCCATCAGCGCGCTGCCCGACAACGGCCTGCAAGTGCGTCGCGGCAGCCTGCGCATCGACTTCCTCAGCCCTGCCGCGTTTGAACAGCGTTACCCCCGCGTTCGCATTCCGGCCGGCTTGCCGGCATCGGCGGGCGGCGGCTGGTTTGCCGGATCGGTCATCGGTGTGCGCGACCTGGCAAAAACGCGCGCGCTGTTCGACGCCAATCAAGTGAACTATCGCGCCAACGCCCAAGGCGAGCTGGTGGTGCCGCCCGAGGCAGGCGCGGGTGCGCTGCAAGTTTTTGTGCAAGAGGCGGCCTGACATGAGCGACGCCCTGCCCGATTATTGGGACT
Coding sequences:
- a CDS encoding VOC family protein, with protein sequence MSLPSVTGLDHYIIRVNDLQAATDRYVKLGFSLAPQGRHHRGTRNQTIILDANYLELLYFPEELKAESRFSGYDDAYEGPVATALQTTDSTAVHQELARLGITADDPQSGGRPVHLPEGSEDAAWINTNFPAGLLGVPDFFTCGHLTRHLVYRPQWQDHANGARRIESLVAVHPDPASLRAGYERVFGAIAISALPDNGLQVRRGSLRIDFLSPAAFEQRYPRVRIPAGLPASAGGGWFAGSVIGVRDLAKTRALFDANQVNYRANAQGELVVPPEAGAGALQVFVQEAA